The following proteins are encoded in a genomic region of Desulfurococcaceae archaeon:
- a CDS encoding NADH:ubiquinone oxidoreductase — MEKKLERLKRSIWIFHLNTGSCNACDIEILDALTPFHDAERFGVKLVASPRHADAILLTGPITLESLPKVINAIEAAPRPRILIALGSCACGGGIWHDTYSTVGGVNSLLKILKERGIEVDAVYCVPGCPIRPEALLYAIALIKGLVQKKVKPEVATAE, encoded by the coding sequence TTGGAGAAGAAGCTCGAACGTCTTAAGAGAAGTATATGGATATTCCACCTGAACACGGGTAGCTGTAATGCATGCGACATCGAGATACTAGACGCGTTAACGCCATTTCACGATGCCGAGAGGTTCGGAGTAAAGCTTGTCGCCTCGCCACGCCACGCTGACGCAATACTATTAACGGGGCCGATAACGCTTGAATCCCTACCCAAGGTAATTAACGCGATCGAAGCAGCGCCGAGGCCTAGAATACTGATAGCGCTGGGTTCCTGCGCCTGCGGTGGGGGCATATGGCACGACACATACTCAACTGTTGGAGGGGTAAATAGCTTGCTGAAGATACTAAAAGAGCGTGGCATAGAAGTTGATGCCGTCTACTGCGTGCCGGGATGCCCGATAAGGCCAGAAGCGCTACTCTACGCGATCGCATTAATTAAGGGCCTAGTACAGAAGAAAGTAAAACCAGAGGTGGCAACTGCTGAGTAG
- a CDS encoding RNA-protein complex protein Nop10 has protein sequence MNWLMRRCKNCGRYTLTKERCPHCGGELVVPHPPRFSPVDKYVEYRLRMKLEKRILNLEEKPSYVP, from the coding sequence TTGAACTGGTTAATGCGAAGGTGCAAGAACTGCGGTCGTTACACGCTCACGAAGGAGAGGTGTCCACATTGCGGGGGGGAGCTAGTAGTACCGCACCCCCCTCGATTCAGCCCTGTAGACAAGTACGTGGAGTATAGGCTAAGGATGAAGCTTGAAAAGCGCATTTTAAACTTGGAGGAAAAGCCTAGCTACGTTCCCTGA
- a CDS encoding translation initiation factor IF-2 subunit alpha, translated as MVLPRRPLPEVGELVIATVTEIYDYGAYVTLDEYRDYRAFLPWSEISSKWVRNIRDVVREGQKIVVKVIRVDRVKKEVDVSLKRVADSDRQRKMQWWKRYVKACKIVETVAEKIGKSTEEAYMEVVWKLEDRYSDVMYALEEALSKGPQVLLSAGVPEEWIKPLLEEASRHVKLKEVMARYKLVVQSHDPDGVEKVKKCLESIAAYLESNGVKYRLYVAGSPRYILEVYAGDYKAAEEHAENAIKECGKKAKELGIIYVTEREKL; from the coding sequence ATGGTTCTTCCGAGAAGGCCTCTTCCAGAGGTTGGGGAACTAGTTATAGCCACGGTTACTGAAATATACGACTACGGAGCGTATGTCACATTGGATGAGTATAGGGATTACAGGGCCTTTCTACCGTGGAGCGAGATATCCTCAAAGTGGGTTAGGAACATTAGGGATGTTGTTAGAGAGGGGCAGAAGATAGTTGTCAAGGTAATACGTGTCGACAGGGTGAAAAAAGAGGTTGACGTGTCCCTGAAAAGAGTTGCGGATAGCGATCGGCAGCGAAAGATGCAGTGGTGGAAGAGGTACGTCAAGGCATGTAAAATAGTGGAGACGGTGGCCGAAAAAATCGGTAAAAGCACTGAAGAGGCTTACATGGAGGTTGTGTGGAAACTTGAAGATAGGTACTCGGACGTCATGTATGCCTTAGAAGAGGCGCTTAGTAAGGGCCCCCAGGTGCTCCTTAGTGCAGGGGTTCCCGAAGAGTGGATTAAACCGCTACTGGAAGAAGCATCAAGGCACGTTAAGCTGAAAGAGGTGATGGCCCGGTACAAGCTCGTGGTGCAGTCACACGACCCCGACGGCGTAGAGAAAGTGAAGAAGTGCCTTGAATCAATAGCGGCCTACTTAGAATCTAATGGCGTCAAGTACAGGCTATACGTTGCAGGCTCGCCAAGGTACATTCTTGAAGTCTACGCAGGAGACTACAAAGCGGCTGAAGAGCACGCTGAAAACGCCATAAAAGAGTGCGGTAAAAAAGCTAAAGAACTAGGTATTATTTACGTTACCGAGCGTGAAAAGCTTTGA
- a CDS encoding DNA primase small subunit domain-containing protein — MLPREQTSKIAFLRKIIREYYSQRPLEEPGDLHKREIALESLEDAAYIRHLAFPYMSALYEYITTVKTPLHLYHSSALYAVPDADIMENKIWEGSELLFDIDADKYEGCNKRIWICPESGEAYDTVLGACPQGEKPVEYLSLPWMCIVKAWNSALRLVDVLEKDFGYSKIKIYFSGNRGFHVKVLDQEVLQLGREARRAIADYVSCNELDLDTLFPAYRGKAVFRTPEYGLRKRVLELAMKRGIIERRRVKELEDVMLVDLEYVKAILREVCVDVDRAVTMDTTRLSRFGNSLNMKAGFKVTELKRDIDVDRLRYECFSPFKGTLKVKSLVTGGVDVLDTKLNLVRGNIYRVEAYIGVYMVVKGLALPVDFNELEVRP; from the coding sequence ATGTTGCCCCGAGAACAGACTAGTAAAATAGCCTTTCTGAGGAAAATTATACGCGAATACTACAGTCAAAGGCCGTTGGAGGAACCGGGCGATCTCCACAAAAGGGAAATCGCGCTTGAAAGCCTAGAAGACGCAGCTTACATTAGGCACCTGGCTTTTCCTTATATGAGCGCACTCTACGAGTACATAACAACGGTTAAAACACCCCTACACCTCTATCATTCCTCCGCGCTGTACGCTGTACCCGACGCTGACATAATGGAAAATAAGATTTGGGAGGGTTCAGAGCTCCTCTTCGATATAGATGCCGACAAGTACGAGGGTTGTAATAAGAGGATATGGATTTGCCCAGAGTCCGGCGAGGCTTACGATACAGTATTAGGGGCGTGTCCTCAAGGCGAAAAACCCGTAGAGTACCTCTCTTTGCCTTGGATGTGCATTGTGAAGGCATGGAATAGTGCTTTAAGGCTTGTAGACGTCCTCGAGAAGGATTTTGGATACAGCAAGATAAAGATTTACTTTTCGGGAAATAGAGGCTTTCACGTAAAGGTATTAGACCAGGAGGTACTTCAACTGGGTAGGGAAGCTAGGAGGGCTATTGCAGACTACGTATCGTGTAATGAGCTAGACCTTGATACGCTGTTTCCAGCATATAGGGGCAAGGCCGTTTTCAGAACGCCAGAATACGGCTTGAGAAAGCGCGTCCTAGAACTTGCCATGAAACGCGGTATCATCGAAAGGCGCAGGGTCAAAGAATTAGAAGATGTCATGCTCGTAGACCTGGAATACGTTAAGGCGATTTTAAGGGAAGTGTGCGTAGATGTCGACCGGGCAGTTACGATGGACACTACAAGGTTATCGAGGTTTGGCAACAGTCTCAACATGAAAGCAGGGTTTAAAGTTACCGAGTTAAAGCGGGATATTGACGTGGATAGGCTACGCTATGAGTGCTTTTCTCCGTTTAAGGGCACACTCAAGGTAAAGTCCCTGGTTACGGGAGGCGTGGACGTTTTAGATACAAAATTAAACCTCGTGAGAGGTAATATCTATAGAGTAGAGGCGTATATAGGAGTGTACATGGTGGTGAAGGGCTTAGCCCTACCCGTGGACTTCAACGAACTGGAGGTAAGACCATGA
- a CDS encoding DNA polymerase sliding clamp — MKLKFREAVIWKYSITAISRIVGEASFKISEDGLRLRAMDPSGVALVDFYVPRDAFYELEVPGEIVIGVNMEDFAKILRRARKGDELVLEVLGESKLGVYLEGRGSRRFILPSIELSYQEVPEISFEESFRCKILPKMFKDIVRELEPVSDAIELYAPEGKGTLYIKAQGEIAEAEVVLSASTGALIEYESTGEARSKYTVDYLIEIAIASQAAETLSLGLGVETPLRMAYELPHGGMLQFYVAPRTD; from the coding sequence TTGAAGCTTAAATTTAGGGAAGCCGTCATCTGGAAATACTCGATCACCGCGATATCGAGAATAGTCGGAGAGGCGAGCTTCAAGATCTCGGAAGACGGCCTTAGATTGCGGGCCATGGACCCTTCCGGTGTAGCACTCGTAGACTTCTACGTACCTAGAGACGCGTTCTACGAACTCGAAGTACCTGGTGAAATAGTCATCGGAGTAAACATGGAGGACTTTGCAAAAATACTTAGGCGGGCTAGGAAGGGAGATGAGCTAGTACTAGAAGTGCTAGGAGAGAGCAAGCTAGGAGTATACTTGGAGGGGAGGGGTTCAAGGAGATTTATATTACCGAGCATAGAGCTATCGTACCAGGAAGTGCCCGAAATAAGCTTTGAGGAGTCATTTAGGTGTAAAATCTTACCCAAAATGTTCAAGGACATAGTGAGAGAACTCGAACCAGTAAGCGATGCTATAGAACTGTACGCTCCCGAGGGTAAAGGTACACTGTACATTAAGGCGCAGGGCGAAATCGCGGAGGCTGAAGTAGTGCTTAGTGCATCTACGGGCGCCCTAATAGAATACGAGTCTACCGGTGAAGCCCGGTCGAAGTACACCGTCGACTACTTAATAGAAATCGCCATCGCTTCTCAAGCCGCGGAAACACTTTCCCTGGGCCTGGGCGTGGAGACACCACTCAGAATGGCGTATGAATTACCTCATGGGGGCATGTTGCAGTTCTATGTTGCCCCGAGAACAGACTAG
- a CDS encoding transcription factor S, translating into MIRFCPRCGGLLRPQKEVNRNVLTCSRCGYREEAVGNASMKVSSKIEHSTKEKTVVLENEVNQSTLPVTRDVTCKRCGANEAYYWVMQTRAADEPPTRFYKCVKCGHVWREYE; encoded by the coding sequence ATGATCAGGTTCTGCCCGAGGTGCGGGGGCTTGCTGAGACCCCAAAAGGAGGTAAACAGGAATGTACTGACATGTAGCAGGTGCGGTTATAGAGAAGAAGCTGTGGGTAACGCGTCAATGAAGGTATCCTCAAAGATAGAGCACAGCACTAAGGAGAAAACGGTCGTTCTCGAAAACGAAGTTAACCAATCGACGCTACCGGTAACTAGAGACGTTACGTGTAAGCGGTGTGGTGCGAATGAAGCATACTACTGGGTGATGCAGACAAGGGCTGCTGATGAGCCTCCAACAAGGTTTTACAAGTGTGTTAAGTGCGGACATGTTTGGAGAGAGTACGAGTAG
- a CDS encoding DNA-directed RNA polymerase subunit L: MDVKVVSKTEKELVLEIYGEDHTLGDLLMKEALRHPSVEYAAYRIPHPLKNIMEFIFVVKEGTDMSTVLKDIIERLKSGIEEFKRAVEEVFSQD, translated from the coding sequence ATGGACGTTAAGGTCGTTTCGAAGACCGAGAAGGAGCTTGTACTCGAGATATACGGCGAAGACCACACGCTAGGCGATCTCTTAATGAAAGAGGCCTTACGTCACCCCTCCGTAGAATACGCTGCTTACAGAATCCCTCATCCATTAAAAAACATCATGGAGTTCATTTTTGTCGTAAAGGAGGGCACAGATATGTCCACGGTATTAAAGGACATTATTGAGCGCCTTAAAAGCGGAATCGAGGAGTTTAAGCGTGCTGTTGAAGAGGTATTTAGCCAGGATTAG
- a CDS encoding DUF2067 family protein, with the protein MPLIKRRFYVPCKEDECLKLYELLKDRMPSINYISMQLTGRGLLLEAHGYESDIKDLWIEVKRLVGPLKEITRKAALRKYPISLVAKMIRKTFPPKLLMEILRRMNYTAEHLSDEDSIVTNAPLEEILRLAERIADLNPEATRLAANTSTRYYIIAGCILSEMSLEGVVGLSADLNILKRSEDGRHVLVVDWRTALDIFLKNIKK; encoded by the coding sequence TTGCCACTAATTAAGAGGAGGTTTTACGTACCGTGTAAGGAAGACGAATGTTTAAAACTCTACGAGCTCCTCAAAGACCGTATGCCCTCCATAAATTACATCTCGATGCAGCTAACTGGTAGGGGCCTCTTACTTGAGGCCCACGGGTATGAATCGGACATAAAGGATCTTTGGATCGAGGTGAAGAGGCTAGTAGGTCCGCTAAAAGAAATAACACGTAAAGCGGCGCTACGAAAATACCCTATCAGCCTAGTAGCGAAAATGATCCGCAAGACCTTTCCACCGAAACTTTTAATGGAAATCCTCAGGAGAATGAACTACACGGCTGAGCATTTAAGTGATGAAGATTCCATAGTTACCAACGCCCCGCTAGAGGAGATCCTGAGGCTGGCCGAGAGAATCGCCGATTTGAACCCCGAAGCAACCAGGCTTGCGGCTAACACCTCGACAAGGTACTACATTATAGCGGGTTGCATTCTGAGTGAAATGTCCTTAGAGGGCGTGGTGGGGTTGTCCGCGGATTTGAACATATTGAAACGATCGGAGGATGGAAGGCACGTTCTCGTGGTAGACTGGAGAACAGCCTTAGACATTTTTCTGAAAAACATTAAAAAGTAA
- a CDS encoding exosome complex RNA-binding protein Csl4, which produces MGFVVPGEPVAVEEEAIPATGVYVDGTGYLRSMVIGLAVFDKYKKILQVKTVTRKDLTIKQGSLVEGLVQSVSEDVALIRIYAAENTRSNAIGLLHISQVSNEYVVDIYDYVKPSDIVKAKVLNSTPPYLLSIREPVTGIILAYCSNCGQVLYLHTSGSLVCKNCGKQEKRKTAAEYLYVLR; this is translated from the coding sequence ATGGGCTTTGTCGTACCCGGTGAACCAGTGGCCGTTGAAGAGGAGGCGATACCGGCTACAGGTGTTTATGTCGACGGAACTGGGTATTTAAGGTCCATGGTTATTGGACTTGCTGTCTTTGACAAGTACAAGAAGATTCTCCAGGTGAAGACCGTCACGAGAAAGGATCTAACGATAAAGCAAGGCTCTCTAGTAGAGGGCTTGGTACAAAGCGTGAGCGAAGATGTGGCTTTAATTAGAATATATGCCGCAGAAAACACCAGGTCGAACGCTATTGGCTTGCTACACATTTCCCAGGTATCCAACGAGTATGTCGTGGACATCTATGATTATGTAAAGCCGAGTGACATAGTTAAAGCCAAGGTACTCAACTCCACGCCACCGTATCTCTTATCTATAAGGGAGCCGGTGACGGGGATAATACTCGCATACTGCAGTAATTGCGGGCAGGTCTTGTACCTGCACACATCGGGTTCTCTCGTCTGCAAAAACTGCGGTAAGCAGGAAAAGAGAAAAACTGCAGCGGAATACCTTTACGTCTTGAGGTGA
- a CDS encoding methyltransferase yields the protein MITSKADLERALTPYSLEAVRKQYKAHLEQYPTSTSVAAHMIWVALLKNSIDDATVADLGCGNGILATASLLAGSRRAVCVDIDEEILAFAQSILFKGFREMAHQLIPVVSDAASIELNNIDTVVMNPPFGVVKRNRGLDLKFLESALRSARNVYSLHKHSRGFLEVLEEMSKAMELDITWFEVLNLEIPMIYSRHRRRVHRVKVVLLGLTKRYG from the coding sequence ATGATAACTAGCAAGGCCGATCTCGAAAGGGCTCTCACCCCGTACTCGCTTGAGGCGGTGCGTAAGCAATATAAAGCTCACCTTGAACAGTACCCCACGTCCACTTCCGTGGCAGCACACATGATATGGGTTGCTTTATTGAAAAACTCCATAGACGATGCCACAGTCGCGGATCTGGGTTGTGGGAACGGTATACTCGCCACCGCATCGTTACTAGCTGGTTCGCGCAGAGCGGTCTGCGTTGACATAGACGAGGAGATACTGGCGTTCGCGCAGAGTATCCTATTCAAGGGCTTCCGGGAAATGGCCCATCAGCTTATACCCGTGGTGAGTGATGCAGCGTCGATAGAATTGAATAACATAGACACAGTTGTGATGAACCCTCCCTTCGGCGTGGTGAAACGCAATAGAGGGCTAGATTTAAAGTTCTTGGAGAGCGCTTTGAGAAGCGCCCGTAATGTTTATAGTTTACACAAGCATTCAAGAGGTTTCTTAGAGGTACTGGAAGAAATGAGCAAAGCAATGGAACTCGATATAACCTGGTTTGAAGTATTAAACTTAGAAATACCTATGATTTACTCAAGGCACAGAAGAAGAGTCCATAGGGTGAAAGTAGTACTCTTGGGCTTAACTAAGCGCTATGGGTGA
- the dph2 gene encoding diphthamide biosynthesis enzyme Dph2, producing the protein MGQVLSCNDYVIPFDAVVKAVRSVNPRRVLIHAPNGFKHLYTCLEERLRSFSIEEVYFSSSPGYGACDIPVEEAEVLKTNLVIHLGHGEYFLQESTGIPGMRIVYVPVYYQRALSTDLLESLYNTLKSLSAERVALSSTLVESLLKKQVSEYLARKGIVLYDTDKPILGCLYSHVVALESKADAHVVIAGGLFHAIGLGLVASRPVIAVDPYMNRLLMASNEAHKVLRKRLYAVLKARESTGNRVGLVVGTRPGQYRPTLSSYIERLALDKGYRVYKVASSYLTLDRLIAMDSALNLDFYVVTSCPRLPIDDLADFHKPVLTPGEFIMLLTGSDKYLYPW; encoded by the coding sequence TTGGGCCAGGTACTTTCATGTAACGACTACGTGATACCATTCGATGCTGTCGTGAAGGCTGTTAGGTCAGTAAATCCGAGAAGAGTTCTGATACATGCTCCTAATGGCTTTAAACACCTGTATACGTGCCTTGAAGAACGGCTGAGATCCTTCAGCATTGAGGAGGTATACTTCTCATCCAGTCCAGGTTACGGTGCGTGTGATATACCGGTAGAAGAGGCCGAAGTACTTAAAACAAACCTAGTTATACACTTAGGCCATGGCGAGTACTTCCTCCAGGAGAGTACAGGCATCCCGGGTATGAGGATAGTGTACGTTCCCGTCTACTATCAACGGGCTCTAAGCACTGACCTGCTGGAAAGCCTCTACAATACGCTGAAAAGCCTGAGCGCTGAAAGAGTAGCACTCTCGTCGACGCTCGTAGAATCACTTTTAAAGAAGCAGGTTTCAGAATACCTTGCCAGGAAAGGTATTGTCTTATATGACACGGATAAACCCATACTAGGGTGTTTGTACTCCCACGTAGTTGCGTTAGAAAGCAAGGCCGACGCGCACGTGGTGATCGCAGGAGGACTATTTCATGCCATCGGTTTAGGGCTCGTAGCCTCTAGGCCGGTTATAGCGGTAGACCCGTACATGAACAGGTTGTTAATGGCCAGTAACGAGGCGCATAAAGTGCTCAGAAAAAGGCTATACGCCGTTCTAAAGGCTAGGGAATCGACAGGTAACAGGGTCGGACTAGTAGTAGGTACGAGGCCTGGACAGTACCGGCCTACTCTTAGTAGCTACATTGAGCGATTAGCTCTAGATAAAGGCTATAGAGTCTACAAAGTGGCTTCCAGCTATCTGACACTTGATAGGCTAATAGCCATGGACAGCGCGCTCAACCTGGACTTCTACGTCGTGACGAGCTGTCCTAGGTTGCCTATAGATGACCTCGCAGACTTTCATAAACCAGTGTTAACTCCGGGAGAGTTCATAATGTTACTCACCGGTAGCGATAAGTACCTTTACCCCTGGTGA
- a CDS encoding 50S ribosomal protein L16, producing the protein MPLRPARCYTHFGGPPYTRKEYIPGIPPPKVTKFEMGDIHKDYDYEVTLIVEEAGQIRHNALEAARVMTLKNLTKKLGENNFFLKVKAYPHHVIRENKMLAFAGADRLQEGMRLAFGKPIGTAARVYPGQEVMIVRVFKDHVHAAKEALKIAASKLPLPCRIVIKPLKPGIPPVG; encoded by the coding sequence ATGCCGCTCAGACCAGCTAGGTGCTATACCCACTTCGGCGGGCCACCTTACACTCGAAAAGAGTACATTCCCGGCATTCCACCACCGAAGGTAACGAAGTTCGAGATGGGTGATATTCACAAGGATTACGACTACGAGGTCACGCTAATAGTCGAAGAGGCGGGGCAAATCAGGCATAACGCACTAGAGGCTGCACGCGTGATGACCCTCAAAAACCTCACAAAGAAGCTAGGTGAAAACAACTTCTTCCTCAAGGTTAAGGCTTATCCTCACCACGTTATCCGCGAAAACAAGATGCTAGCGTTTGCAGGCGCAGACCGTCTACAGGAAGGTATGAGATTAGCCTTCGGAAAGCCCATTGGTACCGCTGCTAGAGTGTACCCGGGACAAGAGGTAATGATTGTCCGCGTATTCAAGGACCACGTTCACGCGGCCAAGGAGGCACTTAAAATAGCGGCTTCAAAGTTACCGCTACCATGTAGAATAGTCATAAAGCCGCTCAAGCCCGGTATTCCCCCAGTAGGTTGA
- a CDS encoding methionine synthase: MHVRVSHVGSFPFKPEAQSVELVVKGYVESGVNAPAYPQLRDFVRMFLEPYIEAGILDDVGGMYLVKDMEGLKKPPELKPEIWEAELFVEASKGVFKYLRAPVTGAFTLASNILLQPKAEDFSATALSDKQVVESLAAYVKNNLKYLASLGYNILFVDEPMLSVVVGARKVLLGYALEDIADYLDYVYSGVTGERGIHVCGRISKPLFRTLVSVEELDVVNFEFYGTRENVQVLERELLEAHSKKLAPGIASSKSMKVEPVEELLGILKEIVNRAGLNVDLVSADDGFRGLRDVAPETELREICFNKLKRIREAVDRLVAGLKDPQSSDQRYESAGGGI; encoded by the coding sequence GTGCACGTGAGGGTAAGCCATGTGGGTAGTTTTCCATTTAAGCCCGAAGCGCAGTCTGTAGAGCTCGTAGTAAAGGGCTATGTAGAATCGGGTGTTAACGCGCCTGCGTACCCCCAGTTAAGGGACTTTGTGAGAATGTTCCTGGAACCCTACATTGAAGCTGGGATACTCGACGACGTTGGTGGAATGTATCTGGTCAAAGACATGGAAGGCCTCAAAAAGCCGCCTGAGCTGAAACCCGAGATCTGGGAAGCAGAGCTATTTGTCGAAGCCTCAAAAGGCGTGTTTAAGTACTTAAGGGCGCCCGTAACGGGCGCCTTTACGCTTGCCAGCAACATACTACTGCAACCTAAGGCGGAGGATTTTTCGGCAACTGCACTAAGCGATAAGCAGGTGGTGGAGTCGCTTGCAGCCTATGTCAAGAACAACCTGAAATATCTTGCTAGTTTAGGCTACAATATCCTCTTCGTGGACGAGCCTATGCTCTCCGTGGTTGTTGGTGCGAGAAAGGTACTACTAGGGTACGCCTTAGAAGACATTGCAGACTACCTGGACTACGTATACAGTGGCGTGACGGGTGAGCGCGGAATACATGTATGTGGCAGAATATCAAAGCCTCTGTTTAGAACACTGGTATCCGTCGAGGAGCTGGATGTTGTAAACTTCGAGTTTTACGGTACGCGCGAAAACGTCCAAGTGCTTGAAAGGGAACTACTGGAGGCTCATTCCAAGAAGCTCGCGCCGGGAATCGCGAGCAGTAAAAGCATGAAGGTAGAGCCCGTAGAGGAGCTCCTCGGTATACTGAAAGAAATAGTCAACCGCGCTGGTCTAAATGTAGACCTAGTCTCAGCAGATGATGGTTTTAGAGGGCTAAGGGACGTTGCACCCGAAACCGAGCTAAGAGAGATATGCTTTAACAAGTTAAAGAGAATAAGAGAGGCTGTAGACCGGCTAGTAGCTGGTTTAAAGGACCCTCAGAGTAGCGACCAGCGCTATGAGAGTGCGGGGGGTGGGATTTGA
- a CDS encoding corrinoid protein → MNALEVIKQCLVNLDRECVKLHVKMALDSGITASTIVLSSMSKAMEEVGKLYETGEYFIAELLEAASIFKEIMGILRPRIAEEVSALKHARRARIVIGTVKDDIHDVGKSLVSVMLEAAGHEVVDLGVDVPVERFVEACEKYKPDVLAMSALLTTTAKYMKAVIDELKKRGIRDKVKIVVGGAAVTEDFAREIGADGWAPNAVEAVKLVNRLIGQVPGNTG, encoded by the coding sequence ATGAACGCGCTAGAGGTAATTAAGCAGTGCCTGGTAAACCTTGATAGGGAGTGCGTGAAGCTACACGTAAAAATGGCACTGGACTCTGGCATCACCGCATCGACCATAGTCTTATCATCCATGTCAAAGGCCATGGAGGAGGTTGGAAAGCTGTATGAAACGGGGGAGTACTTCATCGCAGAGCTCTTGGAGGCAGCTTCTATATTTAAGGAAATAATGGGCATTTTAAGACCCCGCATAGCCGAGGAAGTATCAGCCCTCAAGCACGCGAGGAGGGCTCGAATAGTAATTGGGACGGTAAAAGACGATATACATGACGTGGGTAAATCCCTGGTGTCAGTCATGCTAGAAGCAGCCGGCCACGAAGTCGTCGATCTCGGCGTGGATGTCCCGGTAGAGAGGTTTGTCGAAGCATGCGAAAAGTACAAGCCCGACGTCCTCGCCATGAGCGCATTGCTAACTACTACTGCAAAGTACATGAAGGCCGTAATAGATGAGTTGAAAAAACGAGGCATTAGAGACAAGGTGAAGATAGTCGTCGGTGGAGCAGCCGTGACGGAAGATTTCGCCAGGGAAATCGGCGCGGATGGCTGGGCCCCGAACGCCGTTGAGGCCGTTAAACTAGTCAACAGGCTTATTGGTCAAGTGCCGGGTAATACGGGCTGA
- a CDS encoding tetrahydromethanopterin S-methyltransferase subunit H, whose product MLYAVGKYKIGGLVGEGPTWVIATILYHGDKCLLSPKGDFDRNALSTKLQEALSITSEYKLVLGVDAVIPSVEAASQILSFLGEFNIPVFIDSPSPEVRAKSYLAAGELGLGEYAIANGLYVNSPPEELDALRESKLKKAVIIAFDPRDPYKYIQPESRIALLEERLIPLARNAGVELFFADFVVLDPGSIAICGETLRLFKSKYGEPAGCAPANALGSVSKSTVSVDELYGIHGGSAAYLRMMGADFVMIGPLGRVKYVTPVLAMVDGLLGYALRRQGIRLPEEHPIKGLLKKVQRLFAQPVLPGT is encoded by the coding sequence ATGCTTTACGCAGTAGGCAAGTACAAGATCGGCGGGCTAGTGGGAGAGGGCCCCACGTGGGTAATTGCAACGATACTCTACCACGGAGATAAGTGCTTGCTAAGCCCTAAAGGAGACTTCGATAGAAACGCGTTGTCTACGAAGCTGCAAGAGGCCTTGTCGATCACCTCCGAGTATAAGCTTGTCTTAGGCGTAGATGCCGTGATTCCTTCAGTAGAAGCAGCTTCCCAGATCCTCTCCTTCTTAGGGGAGTTCAACATACCCGTGTTCATCGACTCTCCGAGCCCGGAAGTACGGGCAAAGAGCTACCTGGCAGCGGGCGAGCTGGGCCTTGGAGAATACGCAATCGCGAATGGGCTGTACGTTAATAGCCCTCCCGAAGAGCTTGATGCTCTCCGAGAAAGTAAGCTCAAAAAGGCCGTGATCATAGCATTTGATCCCAGAGACCCCTACAAGTACATACAGCCTGAAAGCCGAATAGCGCTACTAGAAGAGAGACTCATCCCGCTTGCGAGGAATGCAGGCGTAGAACTGTTCTTCGCGGATTTCGTGGTGCTAGATCCGGGTAGCATCGCTATATGCGGAGAGACGCTAAGGCTTTTCAAGTCGAAGTATGGTGAACCAGCTGGATGTGCTCCAGCCAATGCGCTGGGCTCAGTATCCAAGAGCACGGTATCCGTGGATGAGCTCTACGGCATCCACGGAGGCTCTGCCGCGTACTTGAGAATGATGGGGGCGGATTTCGTAATGATCGGTCCGCTTGGTAGGGTAAAGTACGTTACACCGGTTTTAGCGATGGTAGATGGCCTACTCGGATATGCGCTTAGAAGGCAGGGTATCAGGTTACCGGAAGAGCACCCGATTAAAGGGCTACTCAAAAAGGTACAGAGGCTCTTCGCTCAGCCCGTATTACCCGGCACTTGA